GGTCCGTCGTCTCTACGCGTCGCGCTACAACGTCCGTGTCGCCGATCCGCTGGGCTTTGAGAACACCTTCGCCATGGTCATCCGCGGCGACGATGCGCGAGAGCTGCATCTGAAAACATTGAGCGAGGCCGCGAAGTACACGTCGCAGTGGCGTCTCGGGGTCGGCTACGAATTTGAGCAGAGGCCTGACGGACTGACTGGTCTGAGCGCGGCGTATGGACTGAACTTCGCGACTGCTCCGCGGACGATGGATCTGGGGCTGCTCTATCGCGCGCTGGAGGCGCACCAGGTGGACATGATTGCGGCCAACTCAACCGACGGACCGATTGATGCTTTGGGGCTAGTCGCGCTACAGGATGACAGGCATTACTTTCCGCCGTACCAGGCTGTTCCGCTGGTGCGCGAAGAAGCGTTACGGCGCTGGCCGCAGATACAGGTCGCCCTTGACGCTCTGGCGGGAAAGATTACGGCGGAAGATATGCGCGGGATGAACGAAGCCATTGACGGCGAACATCGTGATCCGGCTGAGGTGGTACGGGAGTTTCGCAAGAGGCATGGATTATAGATTGGAGACTTTATCAGCTCAGGCCCAGTTCGTGCGGAGTCACCCCGTAGGCGTCGAGAACGTCGCGCAGCGTTACGATGCCTTCGAGTTTGCGGGCGTCGGCGCGGCCTACGACCGGCAGGATTTCGATCTGGTTAGCGCCCATGCGTTCGAGGGCAAGATCTAGGCCCTGGTCGGCGTGTACGTGCGGGAAGGCGACCGCGTTCAAGATGTCGCTCAACTTCTTATCCGCATCGCGCGTGTGCTCCTCCTCAAGGCGGGTGCGATTGATGACTCCGATAACGCCGAGTTGATCGGAGACGATCCAGCTTTGAAATGGGGTCTGTGCTCTGCTATCGCCGATCTTTTCAAGCGCCTCGCGGAGTGTGATTTCGGCGGGCAGCGGGTCGGGAGCGGCGCGCAGGACCTGAATAATGTGCCGCTGATCGCGTTCGCGGCGCGAGGCGGCCGATGGCAGGTGGATGCCATCCTGTACTGCGAGAGCCTCGTAGATCGGTTGTTTCTGAAATTGCGAGGCAATGAACAGGCTAACCAGGTTGGCGATCATTAGCGGCACGATGATGGCGTAATCCTGGGTCATCTCGAAGATCATTAGCACGGATGTCATGGGCGTGCGTACGATACCGGCAAAAACGGCGCCCATGCCCACCAGCGCATACGCGCCCGCAGTCGCGGTATACGCTGGCAGCCACCAGTGCGCGACGGTACCCACCGCGCCGCCGAGCATTGCACCGATAAACAGGGATGGCGCAAAGATGCCACCGGCGTTGCCGGACGCGTAACTTACGGTGACAGCGAGCAGCTTGAGTACGACAAGCATCACCATCATGCTGAGAACCATGCGCCCGTTGAGCACGTCCCCGACAAAGCCGTAACCAACGCCCATCACCTGGGGCACAAACCAGCCCATGACGCCGACCAACAAACCACCGGCCACGGGTTGAAACCAGACCGTACTTCGAGGGAATTGCAGAAATCGCTGACGGATGCCGAGCAGAAGACGAGCAAAGGTGGCGGAAACCAGGCCGCCGAGCACTCCCAGCACAGCGTAGATGACCAGTTCGACCGGGTGCAAAAGTTGATATTGCGGCACCTTGAAGAGAGGATTGTTGCCAAGCAGGACGCGCAGCACCATCCAGGAGGTGGCCGAAGCGATTACGACCGCGCCGAGAACGGGAGCATTCATGTCACCGACGATCTCTTCGAGAGCGAAGACGACGGCAGCCATTGGAGTGTTGAATGCGGCAGCGATGGCCGCCGCTGCGCCGACCGGCAGGAGCGCTTTCACCTTTTCGGGCCGCAGCCCAAGGCTGCGACCTAACACCGACGCGATGCCCGCCGCAACCTGAAC
This portion of the Acidicapsa acidisoli genome encodes:
- a CDS encoding glycine betaine ABC transporter substrate-binding protein; the encoded protein is MKRWFCITVAGVLSLLASSCAPPRPDHPVIGAKNFTEQVVLGELLAQEIEAKSSLKVERRFYLAGSYICQQALISGRIDAYVEYTGTALTAVLKQPVDRNPDSVLNTVRRLYASRYNVRVADPLGFENTFAMVIRGDDARELHLKTLSEAAKYTSQWRLGVGYEFEQRPDGLTGLSAAYGLNFATAPRTMDLGLLYRALEAHQVDMIAANSTDGPIDALGLVALQDDRHYFPPYQAVPLVREEALRRWPQIQVALDALAGKITAEDMRGMNEAIDGEHRDPAEVVREFRKRHGL
- a CDS encoding chloride channel protein, with the translated sequence MSTSVPAKSGDRWKNPLAYLLARMHHPENQGFLREDQIFLILALVIGALTGLAVVAFILLTERAGLRLYPVGGSPWRRLLFPIAGSLGIGYLLFRYFPYARGSGVPQTKAALYARDGFISLRTVFGKFFCTSATLASGIPLGREGPSVQVAAGIASVLGRSLGLRPEKVKALLPVGAAAAIAAAFNTPMAAVVFALEEIVGDMNAPVLGAVVIASATSWMVLRVLLGNNPLFKVPQYQLLHPVELVIYAVLGVLGGLVSATFARLLLGIRQRFLQFPRSTVWFQPVAGGLLVGVMGWFVPQVMGVGYGFVGDVLNGRMVLSMMVMLVVLKLLAVTVSYASGNAGGIFAPSLFIGAMLGGAVGTVAHWWLPAYTATAGAYALVGMGAVFAGIVRTPMTSVLMIFEMTQDYAIIVPLMIANLVSLFIASQFQKQPIYEALAVQDGIHLPSAASRRERDQRHIIQVLRAAPDPLPAEITLREALEKIGDSRAQTPFQSWIVSDQLGVIGVINRTRLEEEHTRDADKKLSDILNAVAFPHVHADQGLDLALERMGANQIEILPVVGRADARKLEGIVTLRDVLDAYGVTPHELGLS